From a single Anaerolineales bacterium genomic region:
- the cyaB gene encoding class IV adenylate cyclase: MNGQETEAKFYVRDLKRIEMRLLELKAYLIQARVHEINLRFDNPNGDLRRQFKVLRLRKDTEAKFTFKGPGVEVGGALSRREIEFTVSDFESARQFLDALGFTPIVFYEKFRATFELNGVHIMLDELPHGNFVEIEGEDIAALRDIAGSLGLKWEASIKAGYHALFVRAAEKHGLDESQLSFEALKSAHISAGDLGIVPAD, encoded by the coding sequence ATGAACGGACAGGAAACCGAAGCCAAATTTTACGTGCGCGATCTGAAACGCATTGAAATGCGCCTTCTTGAGTTGAAGGCGTATTTGATTCAAGCACGCGTGCACGAGATCAATTTGCGTTTTGACAATCCAAATGGAGATTTGCGAAGACAGTTTAAGGTCCTGCGCCTGCGGAAAGACACCGAAGCGAAGTTCACGTTCAAGGGTCCCGGCGTGGAAGTCGGCGGAGCGCTCTCGCGCCGAGAGATCGAGTTTACGGTCAGCGACTTTGAAAGCGCGCGGCAATTCCTTGACGCATTGGGGTTCACGCCGATCGTTTTCTACGAAAAATTCCGCGCCACGTTCGAGTTGAACGGCGTCCACATCATGCTGGATGAACTGCCGCATGGAAATTTCGTCGAGATCGAAGGCGAGGATATCGCCGCCCTGCGGGATATTGCGGGATCGCTTGGTTTGAAATGGGAGGCATCCATCAAAGCAGGTTATCACGCCTTGTTCGTGCGCGCGGCGGAGAAACACGGGCTGGACGAATCGCAATTGAGTTTTGAGGCGCTGAAATCCGCTCACATCAGCGCAGGGGATCTGGGCATCGTCCCTGCGGATTGA
- a CDS encoding acetyl-CoA carboxylase biotin carboxyl carrier protein subunit — protein sequence MKYVTTVDGKDFEIEIVDERHVRVGDRLLTVDFESVSGQPVFSLILDGKSYESFVYQGEEDWEVLLRGRQFQVKVEDEREKRLRAAAGGGVAEGGEFHLKAPMPGLVVTVLVEEGQQVKKGQVLLILESMKMQNELKAPRDGTVDRIRVKAGESVEQKQTMLSVQ from the coding sequence ATGAAATATGTGACTACAGTGGATGGCAAGGACTTTGAGATCGAGATCGTGGATGAGCGCCATGTCCGCGTTGGCGACCGTTTGTTGACCGTGGATTTCGAGTCGGTCAGCGGGCAGCCCGTCTTTTCGCTTATCCTTGACGGAAAATCATACGAGTCGTTCGTATATCAGGGCGAGGAGGATTGGGAAGTCCTGCTGCGCGGACGTCAGTTCCAGGTCAAAGTGGAGGATGAGCGGGAGAAACGCCTGAGAGCGGCAGCAGGCGGAGGCGTGGCAGAGGGAGGCGAGTTCCACCTCAAAGCGCCCATGCCAGGACTCGTGGTCACTGTGCTTGTGGAGGAAGGTCAGCAGGTCAAGAAGGGACAGGTCCTGCTCATTCTCGAATCCATGAAGATGCAGAACGAGCTGAAAGCGCCGCGCGACGGCACTGTGGACCGCATCCGCGTAAAGGCAGGCGAGAGCGTGGAGCAGAAGCAAACCATGTTGAGCGTGCAATAA
- the accC gene encoding acetyl-CoA carboxylase biotin carboxylase subunit translates to MFKKVLVANRGEIAVRIIRACRELGIETVAVFSEADRNALHVRYADEAYLLGPAPSRESYLRADKIFEIVKRSGADAIHPGYGFLAEREDFAAKCEELGIKFIGPKPSSIAAMGDKGKARATVIKAGVPVVPGTEDVGNMTDDDLLRVAPKIGFPLLIKATAGGGGKGMREVRSLDEMPTLLQSARREAEAAFGDGNVYLEKLVEGARHIEFQIMADSHGNVIHLGERECSIQRRHQKLLEEATSPFMDDELREKMGSVAVKAAQAVDYINAGTIEFLVDKERNFYFLEMNTRLQVEHPVTEMVTGVDIVAEQIRVARGRQLSYTQEQIQFNGHAIECRVNAEDPFSGFMPSTGRITHSILPTGPGVRVDTGVYPGFEITPYYDPMIAKLIVWGETRAQAILRMRRALEEYRIVGVRTNIPFHQTLMDSHRFMGGQFDTRFVEERFSMESASEKENPEAEIAAILATLAAHKQTELSAQIVRRNERDASNWKWVGRWERMHR, encoded by the coding sequence ATGTTCAAAAAAGTATTGGTCGCAAATAGAGGCGAGATCGCCGTCCGCATCATCCGCGCCTGCCGCGAACTCGGCATCGAGACCGTTGCCGTTTTTTCGGAAGCCGACCGCAACGCGCTTCACGTCCGTTATGCGGACGAAGCCTATTTGCTTGGTCCCGCCCCATCGCGCGAATCCTATTTGCGGGCGGATAAAATTTTCGAAATCGTAAAACGATCCGGCGCCGACGCCATTCATCCCGGCTATGGTTTCCTCGCGGAGCGCGAAGATTTCGCCGCGAAATGTGAAGAGCTTGGCATCAAGTTCATCGGTCCCAAACCGTCGTCCATTGCGGCGATGGGAGATAAGGGCAAGGCGCGCGCCACGGTCATCAAGGCGGGCGTGCCGGTTGTGCCCGGCACGGAAGATGTCGGCAACATGACCGATGACGATCTGTTGCGCGTCGCACCGAAGATCGGATTCCCGCTTCTCATCAAGGCGACGGCTGGCGGCGGCGGAAAAGGCATGAGAGAAGTCCGAAGCCTGGATGAAATGCCGACCCTGCTCCAGTCCGCGAGACGCGAGGCGGAAGCCGCATTCGGCGACGGGAATGTCTATTTGGAGAAGCTGGTCGAGGGGGCGCGTCACATCGAATTCCAGATCATGGCGGATTCGCATGGGAACGTCATCCATCTTGGCGAGCGCGAATGTTCGATCCAGCGTCGTCATCAGAAGTTATTGGAGGAGGCTACTTCGCCCTTCATGGACGATGAACTCCGCGAGAAAATGGGCAGCGTGGCGGTCAAGGCGGCACAGGCGGTGGATTACATCAACGCAGGGACGATCGAGTTTCTGGTGGACAAGGAACGTAATTTTTATTTCCTTGAGATGAACACGCGCTTGCAAGTGGAGCATCCCGTGACGGAAATGGTCACCGGCGTGGACATCGTCGCCGAACAGATCCGCGTGGCGCGCGGGAGACAACTGAGTTACACACAGGAGCAGATCCAATTCAACGGGCACGCCATCGAATGCCGCGTGAATGCCGAAGACCCGTTCAGCGGATTCATGCCGTCCACGGGGCGCATCACGCACAGCATCCTGCCGACCGGACCCGGCGTGCGCGTGGATACGGGTGTGTATCCCGGTTTTGAGATCACGCCATATTACGACCCGATGATCGCAAAATTGATCGTATGGGGCGAGACGCGTGCCCAAGCCATTCTACGGATGCGCCGCGCGCTGGAGGAATACCGCATCGTCGGCGTGCGGACGAACATCCCGTTCCATCAAACTTTGATGGATTCGCACCGCTTCATGGGCGGACAGTTCGATACACGCTTTGTGGAGGAACGCTTCTCGATGGAGTCGGCATCTGAAAAAGAAAACCCGGAAGCCGAGATCGCCGCGATCCTTGCCACGCTGGCTGCCCACAAACAGACTGAACTTTCCGCGCAGATCGTCCGCCGCAACGAACGTGATGCCAGTAACTGGAAATGGGTCGGGCGCTGGGAGCGAATGCACCGGTAG
- a CDS encoding gamma-glutamyl-gamma-aminobutyrate hydrolase family protein, translating into MSKPLIGITTYNGKSPNDHPITAVQHTYVRAVTQAGGLPVLIPSILPEEDLQDIYARLQGIMFTGGGDVSLKYFNGVEHVRIAGVDESRDVTEISLLRKAVDDGKPLLGICRGVQVMNVALGGTLYTHIAGQMQGALDHDYPGELFTAIVHPVNVDETARAAEIFGETLLHVNSLHHQGLKDIAPSLKVAGHAPDGLVEVVEIPDHPYAFGVQWHPEWLTDQPVMRRLFKSFVDAAGK; encoded by the coding sequence ATGTCGAAGCCTTTGATCGGCATCACCACCTATAACGGGAAAAGCCCGAACGATCATCCCATTACGGCTGTCCAGCATACTTACGTCCGTGCGGTGACCCAGGCGGGCGGACTGCCTGTCTTGATTCCGTCCATTTTGCCCGAGGAAGATCTGCAGGACATTTATGCCCGTTTGCAGGGTATCATGTTCACTGGCGGGGGCGATGTTTCGTTGAAATATTTCAACGGTGTGGAACACGTCCGCATTGCGGGTGTGGACGAAAGCCGTGACGTGACCGAGATCTCCCTGCTGAGAAAAGCTGTGGACGACGGCAAGCCGCTTCTGGGAATCTGCCGCGGTGTGCAGGTGATGAACGTGGCGCTGGGCGGGACGTTATACACGCATATCGCCGGACAGATGCAGGGTGCGCTCGATCATGACTATCCCGGTGAACTGTTCACTGCCATCGTGCATCCCGTCAATGTGGATGAGACGGCGCGCGCGGCTGAGATCTTCGGCGAGACGCTCCTGCATGTAAACAGCTTGCATCACCAGGGATTGAAAGACATCGCCCCGTCTCTGAAAGTTGCGGGTCACGCCCCCGACGGTTTGGTGGAGGTGGTTGAGATTCCCGACCATCCCTACGCATTCGGCGTGCAGTGGCATCCCGAATGGTTGACGGACCAGCCCGTCATGCGGCGGTTGTTCAAATCCTTTGTGGACGCGGCGGGGAAATAA
- a CDS encoding GNAT family N-acetyltransferase has protein sequence MIQIRKATLDDAVGIATVHVASWRETYRGIVPDEFLNNLSIQRRTEQWTNSLADPGHTYHRAFVAVMDGQVVGFSNYGYSVEKDPNYVGELFALYLLRSAQGVGIGGGLIRAAADGLREMRVESMMVWVLKDNPTCGFYEHFGGVYLREKPIEIGGAVLMEIAYGWRELTSFQGT, from the coding sequence ATGATCCAAATTCGCAAAGCAACACTTGATGATGCGGTAGGTATTGCCACTGTGCACGTCGCTTCGTGGCGGGAAACCTATCGCGGCATCGTCCCTGACGAGTTTTTGAACAACCTGTCGATTCAGCGGCGGACGGAGCAATGGACGAATTCCCTGGCTGACCCTGGGCATACGTATCACCGTGCGTTTGTGGCGGTGATGGATGGGCAGGTGGTGGGATTTTCGAATTACGGTTACTCGGTGGAAAAAGACCCCAATTATGTTGGGGAATTGTTCGCCCTGTATCTGCTGAGGTCCGCGCAGGGGGTGGGAATCGGCGGAGGATTGATCCGCGCGGCGGCGGACGGTTTGCGCGAGATGCGTGTGGAGTCCATGATGGTATGGGTCTTGAAGGATAATCCCACATGCGGATTTTATGAGCATTTTGGCGGCGTCTATCTACGTGAGAAGCCGATCGAGATTGGCGGCGCGGTGTTAATGGAGATCGCGTACGGGTGGCGGGAGTTGACGAGCTTCCAGGGTACGTAA
- a CDS encoding nitroreductase family deazaflavin-dependent oxidoreductase, whose protein sequence is MNRQRPHPLLKIFFRIPLFFHKLGFGGWERLLGMQWMLITTTGRKSGKRRQAMVDVLLHDKQTDTYYIISAYGSHADWVRNIQVNPRFEAQVGRRKFNARAATLSGESAGEMLVQFHRLKPAYTRAVMNAAGMKFNDEDDLRTLGTRLLLLAVTPQAKDADHPAI, encoded by the coding sequence TTGAACAGACAACGTCCCCATCCCCTGCTGAAGATCTTCTTCAGAATTCCATTGTTCTTTCACAAACTCGGCTTCGGCGGCTGGGAACGCTTGCTGGGCATGCAATGGATGCTCATCACCACCACCGGCAGGAAAAGCGGCAAACGCCGTCAGGCAATGGTGGATGTCCTGCTTCACGACAAACAGACCGATACGTACTACATCATCTCCGCTTACGGCTCACACGCAGACTGGGTCCGCAACATCCAAGTCAATCCACGCTTCGAGGCGCAGGTCGGGCGGAGAAAATTCAATGCGCGCGCCGCCACACTTTCCGGCGAGAGCGCGGGCGAAATGCTGGTCCAGTTCCACCGGCTCAAGCCCGCTTATACCCGTGCGGTAATGAACGCGGCGGGCATGAAGTTCAACGACGAGGATGACCTGCGGACGCTCGGTACGAGACTGCTTTTACTGGCAGTCACTCCGCAGGCGAAAGATGCCGATCACCCCGCCATATGA
- a CDS encoding GNAT family protein has protein sequence MFLHTQRLLIRNFADPDLEPFLAYRNDPEVAKYQSWSLPYPRSRAEHFIREMKDVHAPKQGEWLQLALELKETGELIGDVAFCVKEEDARQATVGFTIASAFWQKGYATEALSALLDYLFEDIDLHRVVADCDTGNIGSWKTLEKLGFRREAHFVESLLINKKYTSEYYYGMLQREWRARKGNGS, from the coding sequence ATGTTTCTTCACACCCAACGCCTTCTTATTCGAAACTTCGCCGACCCCGACCTTGAGCCGTTTCTCGCCTATCGCAACGACCCCGAAGTCGCGAAATATCAAAGTTGGTCATTGCCCTATCCGCGCAGCCGGGCGGAACATTTTATCCGCGAGATGAAGGACGTCCATGCGCCGAAGCAGGGAGAGTGGCTACAACTCGCGCTTGAGCTGAAGGAAACGGGCGAACTGATCGGCGACGTGGCGTTTTGTGTCAAAGAAGAGGATGCCCGCCAGGCGACCGTCGGCTTTACGATCGCATCGGCATTTTGGCAGAAGGGCTATGCCACTGAAGCGCTGTCCGCGCTGCTGGACTATCTTTTCGAAGACATTGATCTGCACCGCGTCGTTGCGGATTGCGATACCGGGAATATCGGTTCGTGGAAGACATTGGAGAAACTTGGCTTTCGCCGTGAAGCGCACTTTGTGGAGAGCCTGCTGATCAATAAGAAATACACCAGCGAGTATTACTACGGTATGCTCCAGCGTGAATGGCGGGCGCGGAAAGGAAATGGATCATGA
- a CDS encoding MoaD/ThiS family protein, with product MNRIKLLFFATIRDRAGTKSMEMDIPADMTILQLKEKLGTDHPNLKESMISVLVTINREYAFDDAIVPPNAEIALFPPVSGG from the coding sequence ATGAACCGCATAAAACTCCTCTTCTTTGCCACCATCCGCGATCGCGCTGGGACCAAATCCATGGAAATGGACATCCCCGCTGATATGACCATTTTGCAGTTGAAGGAAAAACTTGGCACGGATCACCCGAATTTAAAAGAATCGATGATATCTGTGCTGGTCACCATCAACCGCGAATATGCCTTTGACGATGCCATCGTCCCGCCGAATGCGGAGATCGCCCTGTTCCCGCCTGTTTCTGGAGGTTAA
- a CDS encoding molybdenum cofactor biosynthesis protein MoaE: MQPSNLPTVYSITEDEIDLNDLLAKITLTSTGAAAIFTGMVRGVTSRGDAHETEYLEYESYVPMAEAKMKQVADEIREKWTVIEGIAIVQRIGKLYPKTPTVLIACTAAHRDTGVFEAARYGIDRLKEIVPVWKKEVGPDGQEWVEGDYIPKPGE; encoded by the coding sequence ATGCAACCTTCAAACCTGCCAACCGTTTACTCCATCACCGAAGATGAAATTGACCTGAACGACCTACTCGCGAAGATCACGCTCACATCCACGGGCGCGGCGGCGATCTTCACCGGCATGGTGCGCGGAGTTACCTCCCGCGGCGACGCTCACGAGACCGAATACCTCGAATACGAATCCTACGTCCCGATGGCGGAAGCCAAAATGAAACAGGTTGCCGATGAAATTCGGGAAAAGTGGACTGTCATCGAAGGCATTGCCATCGTCCAGCGCATCGGCAAACTGTATCCCAAGACGCCGACGGTGCTGATCGCCTGTACTGCCGCCCACCGCGATACGGGCGTGTTCGAAGCCGCCCGCTACGGCATCGACCGCCTGAAGGAGATCGTCCCTGTCTGGAAGAAGGAAGTGGGACCTGACGGGCAGGAATGGGTCGAAGGCGATTACATCCCCAAGCCGGGCGAGTGA
- the murI gene encoding glutamate racemase: protein MSSNNPIGIFDSGVGGLSVLREIRTQMPNEHLIYFGDQGHVPYGPRSMEQIQGFSEGITKLLLNQNSKIIVVACNTASAAALKYLRATFPDVQFVGMEPAVKPAAEKTQTGKVGVLATPATFQGALYASVVERFANGVELFQNTCTGLVDQIEKGELDSPATRAILEDALLPMLEKNIDTVVLGCTHYPFVIPLIEQIVGGNVRVIDPAPAVAKQVKRLLDAGGMLNQNGDEETIRFITSGEADSVKRLLSTLLGIDSEVEAVIWRGDRHLSPAE from the coding sequence ATGTCTTCCAATAACCCCATCGGCATCTTCGACTCTGGCGTTGGCGGGCTGTCCGTCCTGCGCGAGATCCGGACGCAGATGCCGAACGAACATCTCATCTACTTCGGCGATCAGGGGCATGTGCCGTACGGTCCGCGCTCAATGGAGCAGATACAGGGCTTTTCAGAGGGGATCACGAAACTTCTTCTTAATCAAAATTCAAAGATCATAGTCGTTGCCTGCAACACCGCATCCGCGGCGGCGTTGAAATATCTGCGGGCGACCTTCCCTGATGTTCAATTCGTCGGCATGGAGCCTGCGGTCAAACCTGCGGCGGAAAAGACGCAAACCGGCAAGGTCGGTGTGCTGGCGACACCAGCAACCTTCCAAGGCGCGCTGTACGCGTCAGTGGTCGAGCGGTTTGCCAACGGCGTGGAGCTATTTCAAAACACCTGTACCGGTCTGGTCGATCAGATAGAAAAGGGCGAGTTGGATTCCCCCGCGACGCGCGCCATTCTCGAAGATGCCCTGCTGCCGATGCTTGAAAAGAACATCGATACCGTCGTGCTGGGCTGCACGCATTATCCCTTCGTCATTCCGCTCATCGAGCAGATCGTCGGGGGGAATGTTCGGGTGATAGACCCCGCTCCGGCAGTGGCGAAACAGGTCAAACGTCTGTTGGATGCGGGCGGGATGTTGAATCAAAATGGGGATGAGGAAACTATCCGCTTCATCACATCGGGGGAGGCTGACTCTGTCAAACGACTTTTATCCACGCTGTTGGGAATCGACTCCGAAGTCGAAGCCGTCATATGGCGGGGTGATCGGCATCTTTCGCCTGCGGAGTGA
- the fabF gene encoding beta-ketoacyl-ACP synthase II, producing the protein MQERIVITGMGTVNPLGLSVKESWENVIAGRSGVGPITLFDSSPLQVHIAAEVKNFKPEEFMDGKEARRRDRFEQLAIAAARQALEQSGLKITEQNAGRVGVIISSAIGGLGSLQEATLTNYKEGPRRVSPFLIPMLMPNGGAGMAAIEFGIKGPCFSVASACASGADGIGTALMMLRTGMIDAALTGAAEATITSTGVAAFDRVGAMSRRNDDYSMTPQPFDRNRDGLVMGEGAAVLVLERESDAKARGAEIFAELAGYGATADAFHVTAPHEHGAGGAAAMLMALKSAEANIEDVGYVNAHGTGTSLNDQSETRAMKAAFGDLAYKIPISSTKSMTGHMMGATGALEAIFCVQAVREGILPPTIHYETPDPECDLDYVPNKAREANVSLALSNAFGFGGHNAVLAIRKNP; encoded by the coding sequence ATGCAGGAACGAATCGTCATCACGGGCATGGGGACAGTCAATCCGCTGGGGTTGAGCGTGAAGGAATCTTGGGAGAACGTAATTGCGGGCAGGTCGGGCGTGGGACCGATCACCTTGTTCGATTCATCGCCGTTGCAGGTGCATATCGCGGCGGAGGTGAAGAATTTCAAGCCCGAAGAATTCATGGACGGCAAGGAGGCGCGGCGGCGCGACCGTTTTGAACAACTGGCGATTGCGGCGGCGCGTCAGGCGCTGGAGCAGTCGGGCTTGAAGATCACCGAACAGAACGCTGGGCGCGTCGGCGTAATCATTTCTTCGGCGATCGGCGGTCTTGGGTCTTTGCAGGAGGCAACACTGACCAATTACAAGGAAGGTCCGCGGCGCGTCAGTCCGTTTCTCATCCCGATGCTGATGCCGAACGGCGGCGCGGGCATGGCGGCGATCGAATTTGGCATCAAGGGTCCGTGTTTTTCGGTGGCGTCGGCGTGCGCTTCGGGCGCGGATGGGATCGGTACGGCGTTGATGATGCTGCGCACAGGGATGATCGATGCCGCGCTGACAGGGGCGGCGGAGGCGACGATCACATCTACGGGTGTGGCTGCGTTTGACCGCGTTGGGGCGATGTCACGCCGAAACGACGATTACTCGATGACGCCCCAGCCGTTCGACAGGAACCGCGATGGGTTGGTGATGGGAGAGGGCGCGGCGGTGCTGGTATTGGAACGTGAATCGGATGCGAAGGCGCGCGGTGCGGAGATTTTCGCCGAGCTTGCTGGTTATGGTGCGACAGCGGATGCATTCCACGTGACCGCTCCCCATGAACACGGCGCGGGCGGGGCGGCGGCGATGTTGATGGCGTTGAAGTCGGCTGAGGCGAATATCGAAGATGTAGGTTATGTCAACGCGCATGGGACGGGTACGTCGCTTAATGACCAGTCCGAAACTCGCGCGATGAAGGCGGCGTTCGGCGATCTGGCATACAAAATCCCCATTTCTTCGACCAAATCCATGACGGGGCATATGATGGGGGCGACAGGCGCGTTGGAAGCCATTTTCTGCGTGCAGGCGGTGCGCGAGGGCATCCTGCCGCCGACCATCCATTACGAAACCCCCGATCCCGAGTGTGATTTGGATTACGTTCCAAACAAGGCGCGCGAGGCGAATGTTTCGCTTGCACTCAGCAATGCGTTTGGGTTTGGCGGTCATAATGCCGTGCTTGCCATACGGAAAAATCCATGA
- a CDS encoding acyl-CoA carboxylase subunit beta gives MSEQSKIQKLNELKAQSRLGGGQARIDAQHKKGRLTARERLDLLLDKGSFREVDPFVVHRTHDFGLNEQKFMSDSVVTGWGTIEGRLVYVFSQDFTVFGGSLGEVHAEKICKIMDMAMKNGAPVIGLNDSGGARIQEGVVSLAGYADIFLRNTMASGVIPQISAIMGPCAGGAVYSPALTDFIFMTRNTSYMFVTGPDVVKTVTHEEVTQEELGGASVHSEKSGVCHVAADSEADTLYLIRKLFGFLPQNNMEDAPFTPSDDPLRMDESLNEIIPDDPNKPYDIKDVIRPIVDDGIFFEIHENYAQNIVVGFARLGGHSVGIVANQPAVLAGVLDIDASEKGARFVRFCDSFNIPIITFEDVPGFLPGTFQEHHGIIRSGAKLLYAYCEATVPKLTVITRKAYGGAYCVMSSKHIRSDLNLAWPSAEIAVMGPDGAVNIIFRKELEAAADPVKRKAELVAEYKEKFANPYVAASRGYIDDVIEPKETRPRLINALEMLSNKRDSNPAKKHGNIPL, from the coding sequence ATGAGCGAACAATCGAAAATCCAAAAACTGAATGAATTGAAGGCGCAGTCGCGCCTCGGCGGCGGACAGGCACGCATCGACGCGCAGCACAAGAAAGGACGCCTGACCGCGCGCGAACGGCTCGACCTTTTACTGGACAAAGGCTCCTTCCGCGAAGTGGACCCGTTCGTGGTGCATCGCACCCATGACTTCGGGCTGAACGAACAGAAATTCATGAGCGACTCGGTGGTAACGGGCTGGGGCACCATCGAAGGACGGCTTGTGTATGTGTTCTCGCAGGATTTCACGGTGTTCGGTGGAAGTCTGGGAGAAGTTCATGCGGAAAAGATCTGCAAGATCATGGACATGGCGATGAAGAACGGCGCGCCCGTAATCGGATTGAACGATTCGGGCGGTGCGCGCATTCAGGAGGGCGTGGTCTCGCTGGCAGGTTACGCGGATATTTTCCTGCGCAATACAATGGCATCCGGCGTCATTCCGCAGATCTCCGCCATCATGGGACCCTGCGCGGGCGGCGCGGTCTACTCCCCCGCATTGACCGATTTCATCTTCATGACGCGCAACACATCCTACATGTTCGTGACGGGACCGGATGTAGTCAAAACCGTCACGCACGAGGAAGTGACACAGGAGGAATTGGGCGGCGCCAGCGTACACTCCGAGAAATCTGGTGTGTGCCACGTGGCGGCGGACAGCGAAGCGGACACGCTCTATCTCATCCGGAAACTGTTCGGGTTCCTGCCGCAGAACAATATGGAGGATGCCCCCTTCACTCCGTCCGATGACCCGCTGCGGATGGACGAGTCGCTCAATGAGATCATCCCTGACGACCCGAACAAGCCCTATGACATCAAAGATGTCATCCGCCCGATCGTGGACGATGGAATCTTTTTCGAGATCCACGAAAACTACGCCCAGAATATCGTCGTCGGCTTTGCGCGTCTCGGCGGGCATTCGGTGGGGATCGTCGCAAATCAACCCGCCGTGCTGGCAGGCGTACTGGACATCGACGCAAGCGAAAAGGGGGCGCGTTTCGTGCGTTTCTGCGACTCGTTCAACATCCCCATCATCACATTCGAAGATGTGCCGGGCTTCCTGCCGGGCACATTCCAGGAGCATCACGGCATCATCCGCTCGGGCGCAAAACTGCTCTACGCCTATTGCGAAGCGACCGTGCCAAAGCTGACGGTCATCACCCGCAAGGCATATGGCGGCGCGTACTGCGTTATGTCGTCCAAGCACATCCGCAGTGATCTAAATCTTGCTTGGCCCAGCGCCGAGATCGCCGTGATGGGACCGGACGGCGCGGTCAACATCATTTTCCGCAAGGAATTGGAAGCAGCGGCAGACCCCGTCAAGCGCAAAGCGGAACTGGTGGCGGAATACAAGGAGAAATTCGCCAATCCATATGTGGCGGCATCGCGCGGCTATATCGACGATGTGATCGAGCCGAAGGAAACCCGTCCGCGTTTGATCAATGCGCTGGAGATGTTGAGCAACAAGCGTGATTCGAACCCTGCCAAGAAGCACGGCAACATTCCGCTGTAA
- the rplS gene encoding 50S ribosomal protein L19: protein MADLIKAVEANDNEKIPQLNSGDSVSVHVKIKEGDRERIQEFKGLVIRLRNSGNNASVTVRRMASNGIGVERTFLLRSPRIDKIVVERHGKVRRAQLYFMRSRTGKSARLKEKFG from the coding sequence ATGGCAGACTTAATTAAAGCCGTTGAGGCGAACGATAACGAAAAAATTCCCCAGCTGAATTCAGGCGACTCGGTCAGCGTGCACGTCAAGATCAAGGAAGGCGACCGTGAGCGTATTCAGGAGTTCAAAGGTTTGGTCATCCGCCTGCGAAACAGCGGCAACAACGCATCTGTGACCGTCCGCCGCATGGCATCGAACGGCATCGGCGTGGAACGCACATTCCTGCTCCGTTCGCCGCGCATCGACAAGATCGTCGTGGAACGCCACGGCAAGGTCCGCCGCGCCCAGTTGTACTTCATGCGCTCGCGCACGGGCAAGAGCGCGAGACTCAAGGAAAAATTCGGTTAG
- a CDS encoding cupin domain-containing protein → MNYSSINLQQKFAQFTEHWSPKIIAQMNDYHLKLAKVQGEFVWHDHPETDEVFIVLKGQLDIHFRDGAVSLNEGEMFVVPKGVEHKPVAGQECHILLIEPAGTVNTGNVEDKLSAPNDVWI, encoded by the coding sequence ATGAACTACTCATCCATCAACCTTCAGCAAAAATTCGCCCAATTCACTGAACACTGGTCGCCGAAGATCATCGCGCAGATGAACGACTACCATCTGAAACTTGCCAAAGTGCAGGGAGAATTCGTCTGGCACGACCATCCCGAAACCGACGAAGTGTTCATAGTCCTCAAAGGTCAACTCGATATTCACTTCCGCGATGGGGCGGTTTCGCTGAACGAAGGCGAGATGTTCGTCGTCCCCAAAGGCGTGGAGCACAAGCCCGTCGCCGGGCAGGAATGTCACATTCTATTGATCGAGCCTGCCGGCACGGTCAACACCGGGAACGTGGAAGATAAACTCTCCGCCCCGAATGATGTCTGGATTTAA